Proteins found in one Paenibacillus dendritiformis genomic segment:
- a CDS encoding UDP-glucose--hexose-1-phosphate uridylyltransferase: MANEQRAGTAASEQPDAVRTEAAARPDAARTAELIEKLIRYARNRNMIGTLDMPYARNQLLELFRLDEPCEGYLAPEWSDVPDEPQKLLEALLDEAAASGLLPDNTTTWRDLLDAKVMGLLMPRPSETEARFRTLWAEQGIAAATDDFYALNKDSNYIRMDRIRKNEYWLHPSEFGEMEMTINLSKPEKTPQEIAQAGQAAAADYPQCLLCADNVGYAGRVNHPARQNLRIIPLELNGEAWFFQYSPYVYYNEHSIVFRREHVPMKLTRDTFARLLAFTEQFPHYFIGSNADLPIVGGSILSHDHFQAGRHTFPIEKAPTGQAHVHAAHPGVRVGVVDWPMSVLRLTADEREALLNAADDLYRFWQGYSDEQAGILASTEGPGGQTRHNTVTPIVRRRGGRYEMDLVLRNNRTDEAHPEGIFHPHRHLHHIKKENIGLIEVMGLAILPGRLLAETGAIARLLAGQKDWEAARASLTEQDPLKPHAVWIDELVERYGTRLDEAEANRVIRHDIGCKFVEILGHAGVFKRDREGREACARFLAQAGFKAQG, encoded by the coding sequence ATGGCGAACGAGCAACGAGCAGGGACGGCGGCATCGGAGCAGCCAGATGCAGTGCGGACGGAAGCGGCGGCGCGGCCGGATGCGGCGCGCACGGCGGAGCTGATCGAGAAGCTGATTCGCTACGCGCGGAACCGGAATATGATCGGAACGCTGGACATGCCGTATGCCCGCAATCAGTTGCTGGAGCTGTTCCGGTTAGACGAGCCATGTGAAGGGTATTTGGCCCCGGAGTGGAGCGATGTTCCGGATGAACCGCAGAAGCTGCTGGAGGCGCTGCTGGATGAGGCCGCCGCGAGCGGGCTGCTGCCGGACAATACGACGACCTGGCGGGATCTGCTGGACGCCAAGGTGATGGGCCTGCTTATGCCGCGCCCGTCGGAGACGGAGGCCCGCTTCCGGACGCTGTGGGCGGAGCAGGGGATTGCCGCCGCGACGGACGATTTCTATGCCTTGAACAAGGACAGCAATTATATACGGATGGATCGCATTCGGAAAAATGAGTATTGGCTGCATCCGAGCGAATTCGGCGAGATGGAGATGACGATCAATCTGTCCAAGCCGGAGAAGACCCCCCAGGAGATCGCCCAAGCCGGCCAGGCCGCGGCGGCCGATTATCCGCAATGTCTGCTGTGCGCGGACAATGTCGGCTATGCGGGCCGGGTCAATCATCCGGCGCGCCAAAATTTACGGATTATTCCGCTGGAATTGAACGGGGAAGCGTGGTTTTTCCAATACTCTCCTTATGTTTATTATAATGAGCACAGCATCGTATTCCGGAGAGAGCATGTGCCGATGAAGCTGACCCGGGACACGTTCGCACGGCTGCTGGCGTTCACCGAGCAGTTCCCGCATTATTTCATCGGGTCGAACGCCGACCTTCCGATCGTGGGCGGATCGATTCTGAGCCATGATCATTTCCAGGCGGGGCGGCATACGTTCCCGATCGAGAAGGCGCCGACAGGGCAAGCGCATGTTCATGCGGCGCATCCAGGCGTCCGCGTCGGGGTTGTCGACTGGCCGATGTCCGTTCTCCGCCTGACGGCCGACGAGCGGGAAGCGCTGCTGAATGCGGCCGACGATCTATATCGGTTCTGGCAAGGTTACAGCGATGAGCAAGCCGGGATCCTCGCCAGCACGGAAGGTCCCGGCGGGCAGACGCGGCATAATACGGTTACGCCGATCGTTCGCCGCCGGGGGGGCCGGTATGAGATGGATCTCGTGCTGCGCAATAACCGGACGGATGAGGCGCATCCGGAAGGCATTTTCCATCCGCATCGTCATCTTCACCATATTAAGAAAGAAAATATCGGCCTGATTGAAGTAATGGGACTGGCCATTCTTCCAGGACGGCTGCTGGCGGAGACCGGAGCGATTGCAAGGCTGCTGGCCGGGCAAAAAGATTGGGAGGCGGCGCGCGCGAGCTTGACGGAGCAGGATCCGCTGAAGCCGCATGCCGTATGGATTGACGAGCTGGTCGAACGGTATGGAACCCGGCTGGACGAAGCGGAAGCGAACCGGGTCATCCGCCATGATATCGGCTGCAAGTTCGTAGAAATTCTCGGCCATGCCGGCGTCTTCAAGCGAGATCGCGAGGGGCGGGAAGCTTGTGCCCGCTTCTTGGCGCAGGCCGGGTTCAAGGCGCAGGGCTGA
- a CDS encoding thiamine pyrophosphate-dependent enzyme, translated as MAIEYDKEAMPSRVEQRMVYESGNEMAAYAAHQINYHIMGYYPISPSTEVAQFLDLMKASGKHDIKLIPADGEHGSAGICYGASTAGGRVFNATSANGYLYMLEQMPVQSGTRFPMVLNLVCRSVSGPLNIHGDHSDLYFALNTGWPILLCRDPQAVYDMNMMAIKLAEDPEVRLPVMVAFDGYFTSHQKRRVQTFARREDVQRFIGEQPVRGFADTLDRNNPITVGPYMNEPDYINNCYQQSMAMYKAGEVFDRIRREYAELTGRDYPVLDLYRMEDAEVAVFLLNSAAEIIKDVVDQLREQGIKAGAVSPNMIRPFPAKEIAAALAGVKAVTVGDRADSYGGHGGNMVNEVKAALFTHGNRDTLVISRIYGLGGKDFYAEDGHAMFRCALEAAAAGAVAQPFDYIGHTPGDPAAAPKRVLEPMKYEELNTGLITVKQVEETGKLNVRIPPLRQLTKKPKRIAPGHGACPGCGIFSGLELFFKGIEGDIVALFHTGCAMVVTTGYPYSSHKATYIHNLFQNGAATLSGVVEMFWERKRRGELDALNLPDDFTFVMITGDGGMDIGMGPAIGAALRNHKMIILEYDNEGYMNTGAQLSYSTPIGHRTSTSNVGKAQTGKMFHHKDTAQIMAATHIPYVFTGSEAFPQDLLKKAAKAQWYARNEGLVYGKILITCPLNWLSEDRAGTQIVQAAVDSCFFPLYEVERGVTTITYDPEEKNKKIPLLDWLTMMGKTKHLAKPENAELLGVFEREVERRWSVLRAKHAHPDL; from the coding sequence GTGGCAATCGAGTATGATAAGGAAGCCATGCCATCCCGCGTGGAGCAGCGCATGGTATACGAATCGGGCAATGAGATGGCCGCCTATGCCGCCCATCAGATCAACTATCACATTATGGGCTATTATCCGATCTCGCCGTCTACGGAGGTCGCCCAATTCCTGGACTTGATGAAGGCGAGCGGGAAGCATGACATTAAGCTGATTCCGGCCGATGGCGAGCATGGCTCCGCCGGAATCTGCTATGGCGCCTCGACGGCCGGCGGACGGGTGTTCAATGCGACGAGCGCCAACGGCTACCTGTACATGCTAGAGCAGATGCCCGTCCAATCGGGGACGCGCTTCCCGATGGTATTGAATCTGGTCTGCCGCTCAGTCTCGGGGCCGCTCAACATTCACGGCGACCATTCCGATCTGTATTTCGCTCTCAATACGGGCTGGCCGATCCTGCTCTGCCGGGATCCGCAGGCCGTGTATGATATGAACATGATGGCGATTAAGCTGGCCGAGGATCCGGAGGTTCGGCTGCCGGTGATGGTCGCGTTCGACGGCTATTTCACTTCGCATCAGAAGCGGCGTGTTCAGACCTTCGCCCGCCGCGAGGACGTGCAGCGATTCATCGGCGAGCAGCCGGTGAGGGGGTTCGCGGATACGCTCGATCGGAACAATCCGATCACCGTCGGCCCGTATATGAATGAACCGGATTACATCAACAACTGCTATCAGCAGTCGATGGCGATGTACAAGGCCGGAGAGGTGTTCGATCGCATCCGCCGGGAATATGCGGAGCTGACCGGACGCGATTATCCGGTGCTCGATCTGTACCGGATGGAAGACGCGGAGGTCGCCGTCTTCCTGCTCAATTCCGCGGCCGAGATTATTAAGGATGTCGTCGATCAGCTGCGGGAGCAGGGCATCAAGGCGGGCGCCGTCTCGCCGAATATGATTCGCCCGTTCCCGGCGAAGGAGATCGCCGCCGCGCTGGCCGGCGTCAAGGCGGTGACCGTCGGTGACCGCGCTGATTCGTACGGCGGCCATGGCGGCAATATGGTGAACGAGGTGAAGGCGGCGCTCTTCACGCACGGCAACCGCGATACGCTCGTCATCAGCCGCATCTACGGCCTGGGGGGCAAAGACTTCTATGCCGAGGACGGCCATGCGATGTTCCGGTGCGCGCTGGAGGCGGCTGCGGCCGGCGCTGTCGCGCAGCCGTTCGACTATATCGGCCATACGCCGGGCGACCCGGCCGCCGCGCCGAAGCGCGTGCTGGAGCCGATGAAGTATGAGGAGCTGAATACCGGCCTTATTACGGTGAAGCAGGTTGAGGAGACGGGCAAGCTGAACGTGCGGATTCCGCCGCTGCGGCAGCTGACCAAGAAGCCGAAGCGGATCGCGCCGGGTCACGGGGCATGTCCGGGCTGCGGCATCTTTTCGGGACTGGAGCTCTTTTTCAAAGGGATCGAAGGGGACATCGTCGCTCTCTTCCATACCGGCTGCGCGATGGTCGTGACGACGGGATATCCGTATTCCTCGCATAAAGCGACCTATATTCATAATCTGTTCCAGAACGGGGCCGCCACGCTGTCCGGCGTCGTCGAGATGTTCTGGGAGCGCAAGCGCCGCGGCGAGCTGGACGCGCTGAATCTGCCGGACGACTTCACGTTCGTCATGATTACCGGGGACGGCGGCATGGATATCGGCATGGGGCCGGCCATCGGGGCCGCGCTGCGCAATCATAAAATGATCATTCTCGAATATGACAATGAAGGCTACATGAATACGGGAGCCCAGCTGTCCTATTCGACGCCGATCGGGCATCGGACCTCTACCTCCAATGTCGGCAAGGCGCAGACGGGGAAGATGTTCCACCACAAAGATACGGCGCAAATTATGGCCGCGACCCATATTCCGTATGTATTTACGGGAAGTGAGGCATTTCCTCAGGACCTGCTGAAGAAAGCGGCGAAGGCCCAGTGGTACGCCCGCAACGAGGGGCTCGTCTACGGGAAGATTCTCATTACGTGCCCGCTCAACTGGCTGTCCGAGGATCGGGCGGGCACCCAGATCGTCCAGGCGGCCGTCGACTCCTGCTTCTTCCCGCTGTATGAAGTGGAGCGCGGCGTCACGACGATAACGTACGACCCGGAGGAGAAGAACAAAAAAATTCCGCTCCTCGACTGGCTTACGATGATGGGCAAGACGAAGCATCTGGCGAAGCCGGAGAACGCGGAGCTGCTGGGCGTATTCGAGCGGGAGGTCGAACGGCGCTGGAGCGTGCTGCGGGCGAAGCATGCGCATCCTGATTTGTAA
- a CDS encoding NAD-dependent malic enzyme, with product MAKSLGSSTNIIIRLEIDKNVCTFAQIAAAIGESGGDIVAIDVIRGTPVSTVRDITVNVYDGSVGDRVVKRLKQLQGVKVVNVSDQTFLLHLGGKIEMQPKVPIRNRDDLSRVYTPGVARVCMAIHEDPSSAFTLTIKRDTVAVVSDGTAVLGLGDIGPMAAMPVMEGKAMLFKQLANVDAFPICLDTQDTDEIVRTIQAIAPAFGGINLEDISAPRCFEIEQRLKENLDIPVFHDDQHGTAVVLLAGLLNALKIVGKRLEDCKIVLCGIGAAGMACTDILLAAGANNIIGVDRHGALVRGVQYENEAWNGYAAKTNPNGEQGGIQDVIQGADVFIGVSGPGVLKREHVETMNEDPIIFAMANPMPEIDPDEIEDIARIIATGRSDYPNQINNVLCFPGLFRGLLDCRASKVTYNMKLAAAQAIAEVVSEEELNEMYIIPSVFNPLVVTKVRDAVVNAAYEDGVARRRDYRENTGKL from the coding sequence ATGGCTAAATCGTTAGGATCCAGTACGAACATTATTATTCGCTTGGAAATTGACAAAAATGTGTGCACCTTCGCGCAAATCGCAGCCGCCATCGGCGAGAGCGGGGGCGATATCGTCGCCATCGACGTCATTCGCGGCACGCCGGTATCCACAGTCCGAGATATTACAGTCAATGTATATGACGGCAGTGTCGGCGATCGGGTCGTGAAGCGCCTGAAGCAGCTTCAAGGCGTGAAGGTCGTGAACGTGTCCGATCAGACGTTCCTGCTCCACCTCGGGGGCAAGATCGAGATGCAGCCCAAGGTTCCGATCCGGAACCGCGACGACTTGTCCCGGGTCTATACGCCGGGCGTGGCACGGGTATGCATGGCCATCCATGAAGATCCGTCCAGCGCGTTCACGCTGACAATCAAGCGGGATACCGTGGCGGTCGTCTCCGATGGCACCGCAGTGCTCGGCCTGGGCGATATCGGCCCGATGGCGGCGATGCCGGTCATGGAAGGGAAGGCGATGCTGTTCAAGCAACTAGCGAACGTCGACGCGTTCCCGATCTGTCTGGACACGCAGGATACGGATGAGATCGTGCGGACGATTCAGGCGATTGCCCCGGCCTTCGGCGGCATTAATCTGGAGGACATCTCGGCGCCGCGCTGCTTCGAGATTGAGCAGCGGCTGAAGGAGAATCTCGATATTCCGGTGTTCCATGATGATCAGCATGGCACCGCGGTGGTACTGCTGGCCGGTCTGCTTAATGCGCTGAAGATTGTGGGCAAGAGGCTGGAGGATTGCAAAATCGTCCTGTGCGGCATCGGCGCGGCGGGCATGGCCTGCACTGATATATTGCTCGCGGCGGGCGCGAACAATATTATCGGCGTCGATCGCCATGGAGCGCTGGTCCGCGGCGTGCAGTACGAGAACGAGGCATGGAACGGCTACGCAGCCAAGACGAATCCGAACGGTGAGCAGGGCGGCATTCAGGACGTCATCCAGGGGGCGGATGTGTTCATCGGCGTCTCCGGCCCTGGCGTGCTGAAGCGGGAGCATGTGGAGACGATGAACGAGGATCCCATCATCTTCGCGATGGCGAACCCGATGCCGGAGATCGATCCGGACGAGATCGAGGATATTGCCCGCATCATTGCAACGGGCCGTTCCGATTATCCGAACCAGATTAACAACGTGCTCTGCTTCCCGGGCCTGTTCCGCGGCCTGCTGGATTGCCGCGCATCCAAAGTGACTTATAACATGAAGCTGGCGGCCGCTCAGGCGATTGCCGAGGTCGTCTCCGAAGAAGAACTGAATGAAATGTATATTATCCCGAGCGTATTCAATCCGCTTGTCGTGACGAAGGTGCGGGACGCCGTTGTCAATGCGGCCTATGAGGACGGCGTGGCGCGCCGCCGTGATTATCGGGAAAATACAGGCAAGCTGTAG
- a CDS encoding NAD-dependent protein deacylase — protein sequence MKIDMLDADGQAHAAELADRLGRSRYTVFFGGAGTSTESGIPDFRSDRGLFSAGEAEAFAYPPEMILSRSFFERDPVTFYRYYRAKMLHPGAEPNGAHRTLAKLEEDGIVKAVVTQNIDGLHQAAGSREVCELHGSVHRNRCMACGAEHDLGIVAENKDPIPHCPGCGGMVKPDVVLYEEALDEEVINRAVEHIRRADLLIVGGTSLNVMPAASFVRLAAGADIVIANRTPTSMDYRAAAVYREPMGALFEAAYEIMAHRKG from the coding sequence ATGAAGATCGACATGTTGGATGCGGACGGCCAAGCCCATGCCGCCGAGCTGGCAGACCGGCTGGGCCGGAGCCGTTACACTGTATTTTTTGGCGGGGCCGGGACATCGACGGAGAGCGGAATCCCTGATTTTCGCTCTGACCGGGGACTGTTCTCGGCCGGAGAAGCGGAAGCGTTCGCGTATCCGCCCGAAATGATATTGAGCCGATCCTTCTTCGAGCGGGATCCGGTGACCTTTTACCGCTATTACCGGGCGAAGATGCTGCACCCCGGCGCAGAGCCGAACGGAGCGCACCGGACGCTGGCCAAGCTGGAAGAGGACGGGATCGTGAAGGCGGTCGTCACGCAAAATATTGACGGGCTTCACCAAGCGGCAGGCAGCCGCGAGGTGTGCGAGCTGCACGGCTCGGTGCACCGCAACCGCTGCATGGCATGCGGGGCGGAGCATGATCTCGGCATCGTCGCGGAGAACAAGGATCCGATTCCGCACTGTCCGGGCTGCGGGGGCATGGTGAAGCCGGATGTGGTGCTGTATGAGGAGGCGCTGGATGAGGAGGTTATCAACCGCGCCGTGGAGCATATCCGGCGGGCCGACCTGCTGATCGTGGGGGGCACCTCGCTGAATGTCATGCCGGCGGCCAGCTTCGTCCGGCTTGCCGCCGGGGCGGATATCGTCATTGCGAACCGGACGCCGACGAGTATGGACTACCGCGCGGCTGCCGTCTACCGGGAACCGATGGGCGCGCTGTTCGAGGCTGCATACGAGATTATGGCTCATCGAAAGGGGTAA
- the galE gene encoding UDP-glucose 4-epimerase GalE, with protein sequence MAVLVTGGAGYIGSHTVAELLDRGEEVVVVDSLETGHADAVLGGTLHVGDIRDKAFLEGVFKQHTFDAVIHFAAYSLVGESMSNPAKYYDNNVHGTQVLLEVMQQFGVKRIVFSSTAATYGEPERTPIEETFATNPTNVYGETKLTMERMMRWFDQVHGIRYVSLRYFNAAGAHESGRIGEDHQPETHLVPIVLETALGKRSEISVFGSDYPTNDGTCIRDYIHVSDLADAHLLAVDYLRKDGASEIFNLGSGNGFSVLEVIRTAERVTGLTIPTAIHERRAGDPAVLIASADKAKAVLGWQPKRDNMEKIIESAWRWHQAHPDGYANK encoded by the coding sequence ATGGCAGTACTGGTTACAGGCGGGGCAGGGTATATCGGCTCCCATACAGTGGCGGAATTGCTGGATCGCGGCGAAGAGGTCGTCGTCGTCGATTCGTTGGAGACGGGGCATGCGGACGCGGTTCTCGGCGGCACGCTTCATGTCGGGGATATTCGCGACAAGGCGTTCCTGGAAGGCGTGTTCAAGCAGCATACATTCGATGCGGTCATTCATTTCGCCGCGTACTCGCTCGTCGGAGAGAGCATGAGCAATCCGGCCAAATATTATGACAACAATGTGCACGGCACGCAGGTGCTGCTGGAGGTCATGCAGCAGTTCGGCGTGAAGCGGATTGTTTTTTCTTCCACGGCCGCCACGTATGGCGAGCCGGAACGGACGCCGATCGAGGAGACGTTCGCGACGAATCCGACGAATGTGTACGGAGAGACGAAGCTGACGATGGAGCGAATGATGCGCTGGTTCGACCAGGTGCATGGCATCCGCTACGTCTCGCTGCGCTACTTCAATGCCGCCGGCGCGCATGAGAGCGGCCGGATCGGGGAAGACCACCAGCCGGAGACGCATCTCGTGCCGATTGTGCTGGAGACGGCGCTGGGCAAGCGAAGCGAGATCTCCGTCTTCGGCAGCGACTATCCGACGAATGACGGCACATGCATCCGTGATTATATTCACGTCAGCGACTTGGCGGACGCGCATTTGCTTGCAGTCGACTATTTGCGCAAGGACGGGGCGAGCGAGATTTTCAATCTGGGCAGCGGCAACGGCTTCTCGGTTCTCGAGGTGATCCGGACGGCGGAGCGCGTGACTGGTCTGACGATTCCGACGGCAATTCACGAACGCCGGGCAGGCGATCCGGCTGTCTTGATCGCTTCTGCCGACAAGGCGAAGGCCGTGCTCGGCTGGCAGCCGAAGCGGGACAATATGGAGAAGATTATCGAGAGCGCCTGGCGCTGGCATCAAGCCCATCCGGACGGATACGCCAACAAATAG
- a CDS encoding galactokinase, which translates to MDARQLAAHFEEQYGSGEGEVRFFHAPGRVNLIGEHIDYNGGYVLPAALEFGTTLLIRPRSDRMLRLSSTNFPYQLTIDETADAKTGEWTDYPVGVIVELAKSGRALSRGYDILVHGDIPNGAGLSSSASLEVAVAYALLTLEGHPIDRTDIAQLSQRAENRFVGVNCGIMDQFAVANGKQDHAILLMCDTLEFKHVPFRTEGYKLVIGNTNKRRGLVDSKYNERRAQCDEAVQELRQGFPDLELLAQLDAAGYEAKKHLIQDEVVRKRAAHVIAENERVLQSVEALQQHDLERFGQLMIASHESLRDLYEVSCEELDVMVEEALRIEGTAGSRMTGAGFGGCTVSLVKESAVSRFIERVGEAYQRRTGLPAEFYVCSVGDGVKEQDSGNKLAAKGE; encoded by the coding sequence ATGGATGCTCGGCAATTGGCGGCTCATTTTGAGGAACAATATGGGAGCGGTGAGGGCGAGGTCCGTTTTTTCCATGCTCCAGGTCGTGTGAACCTTATCGGCGAGCATATTGATTATAACGGAGGGTATGTGCTTCCGGCAGCGCTGGAGTTCGGCACGACGCTATTGATTCGTCCGCGATCCGACCGCATGCTCCGGCTGTCTTCGACGAATTTTCCTTATCAGTTGACGATCGACGAGACGGCAGATGCTAAGACCGGGGAATGGACCGATTATCCCGTCGGGGTGATCGTGGAGCTGGCGAAGTCGGGACGGGCGTTGAGCCGGGGCTACGATATTTTGGTGCACGGCGACATTCCGAACGGAGCGGGGTTGTCTTCCTCGGCATCGCTCGAGGTCGCTGTGGCCTATGCGCTGCTGACGCTGGAAGGCCATCCGATCGATCGGACGGATATCGCGCAGCTGTCCCAACGGGCGGAGAACCGGTTCGTCGGCGTCAACTGCGGCATTATGGACCAGTTCGCCGTCGCAAACGGCAAGCAGGATCATGCCATTCTGCTTATGTGCGACACGCTTGAATTCAAGCATGTTCCGTTCCGGACGGAAGGCTACAAGCTCGTTATCGGCAATACGAACAAGCGGCGCGGGCTTGTCGATTCCAAGTATAATGAACGCCGGGCTCAATGCGATGAGGCTGTGCAGGAGCTGCGGCAGGGGTTCCCTGATCTGGAGCTGCTCGCTCAACTGGACGCTGCGGGCTATGAAGCGAAGAAGCATCTCATTCAGGATGAGGTGGTGCGCAAGCGGGCCGCGCATGTCATCGCGGAGAACGAGCGAGTGCTGCAGTCGGTCGAGGCGCTGCAGCAGCATGATCTGGAACGGTTCGGCCAGCTCATGATCGCATCGCATGAATCATTGCGCGATCTGTACGAGGTCAGCTGCGAAGAGCTGGATGTAATGGTCGAGGAGGCGCTCCGCATCGAAGGCACGGCCGGCTCGCGGATGACGGGCGCCGGGTTCGGCGGCTGCACCGTCTCGCTCGTGAAGGAGAGCGCCGTCTCGCGCTTCATTGAGCGTGTCGGGGAGGCGTATCAGCGGCGCACCGGCTTGCCGGCGGAATTCTATGTATGCAGCGTCGGCGACGGCGTGAAGGAACAGGACAGCGGCAACAAGCTTGCAGCGAAGGGGGAATAA
- a CDS encoding FGGY-family carbohydrate kinase yields MWMMGIDLGTTNRKVGLYEDNGRLVAKTSRPTLTEDSGEGYVIYQPEAMWNDVAEMIRELTDAHADKPVSCIGITSMAESGLLVNRSTGEVQSPLLPWFETCSAPHAERIRKEGTPLELFQRTGLHLSFKHGLAKLLWLQDRDPAMLRDAGWLSVSGYIAYRLTGAMAFDPSLATRTFAYDMRQNGWDEPWIRGFGLDPAIFPDVLPSGTTLGTVHPELAARLGLSGGTKVAIGGHDHVCAALAVGAIEPGDVYVSMGTAETLVGTMAMQPLGQAEFETGLSYGYHVVPGCGFWMGGNASSGGAVEWIRRLLADEALAYEQIQEMTAGINDGPGEVMFFPYLSGSGAPHPNSKTRAAFVGLEKSHGKAELLRAVLEGTAYQLEMIRQSAERTSAHPIRRMNAVGGGTQLAAWLQMKADIANSTLLVPPIEEATMLGAACAAALGGGHFGSAAEVRQALQSRGVKAYEPDAERHGQYRQAYEGLYVPMAAHLRSLNR; encoded by the coding sequence ATGTGGATGATGGGAATCGACCTGGGCACGACGAACCGCAAGGTCGGCCTGTATGAAGATAACGGGCGGCTTGTCGCCAAGACGAGCCGTCCGACCCTGACGGAGGATAGCGGGGAAGGCTATGTCATCTATCAGCCGGAGGCGATGTGGAACGATGTCGCCGAGATGATTCGCGAGCTGACGGACGCGCATGCGGACAAGCCGGTGTCCTGCATCGGCATCACGAGCATGGCGGAGAGCGGCCTGCTCGTCAACCGCAGCACCGGGGAGGTGCAATCCCCGCTGCTGCCTTGGTTCGAGACATGCTCGGCGCCGCATGCGGAGCGCATCCGGAAGGAGGGCACCCCATTGGAGCTGTTCCAGCGGACCGGGCTGCATCTGTCGTTCAAGCACGGTCTCGCGAAGCTGCTCTGGCTCCAGGACCGCGACCCGGCGATGCTGCGGGACGCGGGCTGGCTGTCCGTCTCCGGCTATATCGCTTACCGGCTGACCGGGGCGATGGCCTTCGATCCGTCGCTCGCCACGCGCACCTTCGCCTACGATATGCGGCAGAACGGCTGGGATGAGCCCTGGATTCGCGGCTTCGGCCTCGATCCGGCCATCTTCCCCGACGTGCTGCCGAGCGGCACGACGCTCGGGACAGTCCATCCGGAGCTGGCTGCCCGGCTCGGGCTGAGCGGCGGCACGAAGGTCGCCATCGGCGGGCACGACCATGTCTGCGCGGCGCTGGCGGTAGGAGCCATCGAACCGGGGGATGTGTATGTCTCGATGGGGACGGCCGAGACGCTGGTCGGTACGATGGCGATGCAGCCGCTTGGGCAGGCCGAGTTCGAGACCGGCCTCTCGTACGGCTACCACGTCGTGCCGGGCTGCGGCTTCTGGATGGGAGGCAACGCCTCCTCCGGCGGGGCGGTCGAATGGATTCGCCGCCTGCTGGCCGATGAGGCGCTTGCCTATGAGCAGATACAGGAGATGACCGCAGGCATCAACGACGGGCCGGGCGAAGTGATGTTCTTCCCGTATTTGTCGGGCAGCGGAGCGCCCCATCCAAATTCGAAGACACGGGCCGCCTTCGTCGGCCTGGAGAAATCGCACGGCAAGGCGGAGCTGCTGCGGGCCGTGCTCGAAGGGACGGCTTACCAGCTCGAAATGATCCGGCAGAGCGCCGAGCGCACGTCCGCCCATCCGATTCGGCGGATGAATGCGGTCGGCGGCGGCACGCAGCTGGCAGCCTGGCTGCAGATGAAGGCGGACATCGCGAACAGCACGCTGCTCGTGCCGCCGATTGAGGAAGCGACGATGCTGGGAGCGGCCTGCGCGGCTGCGCTCGGCGGGGGTCACTTCGGGAGCGCGGCTGAGGTGCGCCAGGCGCTGCAGAGCCGCGGCGTGAAGGCGTATGAGCCGGACGCTGAGCGGCATGGGCAGTACCGCCAGGCATATGAAGGGCTGTATGTGCCGATGGCGGCGCATTTGCGCAGCCTGAACAGATAA
- a CDS encoding AraC family transcriptional regulator yields the protein MTDHADPGQSAQPVSAAELTGAAAPETYTVASNPMLAGCRGLHVLFSGESQTRPSHKLGPKLVDYYLLHHVMGGCGTFTSEGVTYELGPGDAFLITPNRLVSYASDADRPWHYRWIAFQGEGAADLVSAAGFASGSPVVHAGPDSEAPEWMERIRASFQLRRSSAHLTALGCLHLILSDYADRQAGPEAGQRLKPESEIEHTVRQMIHMMSTQYAYPLSIEQIADSLGYSRAYLSRIFKRVTEMTPVTYLLKLRIDKGRQLLRERADLTIEQIAASVGIPDALYFSRQFRRFYDQSPTAYRSKFSPPGDSGNSSRG from the coding sequence ATGACAGACCATGCTGACCCAGGCCAGTCGGCCCAACCGGTCTCAGCCGCGGAGTTGACTGGAGCGGCCGCGCCAGAGACATACACCGTCGCCTCCAATCCGATGCTAGCCGGCTGCCGGGGCCTTCATGTCTTGTTTTCCGGCGAGAGCCAGACCCGGCCGTCTCATAAGCTCGGCCCGAAGCTGGTCGATTACTATTTGCTTCATCACGTGATGGGCGGATGCGGAACGTTCACGAGCGAAGGCGTCACGTACGAGCTGGGACCGGGCGATGCCTTCCTCATCACGCCGAACCGCCTTGTCAGCTATGCTTCCGATGCGGACAGGCCCTGGCACTACCGCTGGATTGCGTTCCAGGGAGAAGGGGCGGCCGATCTGGTGAGCGCCGCCGGCTTCGCCTCCGGGAGTCCGGTCGTCCATGCCGGACCCGACTCGGAGGCGCCGGAATGGATGGAGCGCATCCGCGCCTCTTTCCAGCTGCGGCGCTCCTCCGCCCATCTGACAGCCCTCGGCTGCCTCCATCTCATCCTGTCCGATTATGCGGACCGCCAGGCCGGACCGGAAGCCGGGCAGCGGCTGAAGCCCGAGTCCGAGATCGAGCATACCGTGCGGCAGATGATTCACATGATGTCCACCCAATACGCCTATCCGCTGTCCATCGAGCAGATCGCGGACAGTCTCGGCTACAGCCGGGCGTATCTGTCCCGCATCTTCAAGCGCGTGACTGAGATGACGCCGGTCACCTACCTGCTGAAGCTGCGGATCGACAAAGGCCGCCAGCTCCTGCGCGAGCGCGCGGATCTGACCATTGAACAGATTGCCGCCTCCGTCGGCATCCCGGATGCGCTTTATTTCTCCCGGCAATTCCGCCGCTTCTATGACCAATCCCCGACAGCGTACCGGTCCAAGTTCTCCCCGCCGGGAGACTCCGGCAACAGCTCGCGGGGATAG